A genome region from Streptomyces pratensis includes the following:
- the hutI gene encoding imidazolonepropionase — MTTTTTTAITHIANLVTNDPSLGDGTPLGLIRDAAVVMDGDRIVWTGESSKAPATDNAVDAGGRAVIPGFVDSHSHLVFAGDRTAEFNARMSGRPYSAGGIRTTVAATRAASDDELSANVARYLAEALRQGTTTFETKSGYGLTVEDEARALRVAARHTDEVTFLGAHIVSPDYADDPAGYVDLVTGPMLDACAPHARWIDVFCERGAFDEDQARTVLTAGLARGLHPRVHANQLGHGPGVRLAVELDAASADHCTHLDDADLEALGQGSTVATLLPGAEFSTRAAWPDARRILGAGATVALSTDCNPGSSFTSSMPFCVALAVRDMGMTPDEAVWSATAGGAAALRRTDIGRITPGARADLVILDAPSHVHLAYRPGVPLVGAVWRGGRRAV, encoded by the coding sequence ATGACGACGACCACCACGACCGCCATCACCCACATCGCGAACCTGGTCACCAACGACCCCTCCCTCGGAGACGGGACCCCCCTGGGCCTGATCCGGGACGCGGCCGTCGTCATGGACGGCGACCGCATCGTGTGGACCGGTGAATCAAGCAAAGCACCCGCCACCGACAACGCCGTCGACGCGGGCGGCCGTGCCGTGATCCCGGGCTTCGTGGACTCCCACTCCCACCTGGTGTTCGCCGGCGACCGCACCGCCGAGTTCAACGCCCGTATGTCGGGCCGCCCCTACTCCGCGGGCGGCATCCGGACGACCGTGGCCGCCACCCGCGCCGCCTCCGACGACGAGCTCTCCGCCAACGTCGCGCGCTATCTCGCCGAGGCGCTCCGGCAGGGAACCACCACCTTCGAGACCAAGTCCGGCTACGGCCTCACCGTCGAGGACGAGGCACGCGCCCTGCGCGTCGCCGCCCGCCACACCGACGAGGTCACCTTCCTCGGCGCCCACATCGTGTCCCCCGACTACGCGGACGACCCCGCCGGTTACGTGGACCTCGTCACCGGCCCGATGCTGGACGCCTGCGCCCCGCACGCCCGTTGGATCGACGTCTTCTGCGAGCGGGGCGCCTTCGACGAGGACCAGGCGCGCACGGTCCTCACCGCGGGTCTGGCGAGGGGCCTGCACCCCCGCGTCCACGCCAACCAGCTCGGCCACGGCCCCGGAGTCCGGCTCGCCGTCGAGCTCGACGCGGCGTCCGCCGACCACTGCACCCACCTCGATGACGCTGACCTCGAAGCGCTCGGGCAGGGTTCCACCGTCGCCACCCTGCTCCCCGGCGCGGAGTTCTCCACCCGCGCGGCCTGGCCCGACGCCCGCCGAATCCTCGGCGCCGGTGCCACCGTCGCCCTGTCCACGGACTGCAACCCGGGCTCCTCCTTCACCTCCTCCATGCCGTTCTGCGTCGCCCTCGCCGTACGGGACATGGGCATGACCCCCGACGAAGCGGTCTGGTCCGCCACCGCCGGAGGCGCCGCCGCACTGCGCCGCACCGACATCGGCCGCATCACCCCCGGCGCACGCGCCGACCTCGTGATCCTCGACGCGCCGAGCCACGTCCACCTCGCCTACCGGCCGGGAGTCCCGCTCGTCGGCGCGGTGTGGCGAGGAGGCAGGAGGGCCGTGTGA
- a CDS encoding formimidoylglutamate deiminase, whose translation MQLTTQPTGTPVTATYWMSHAWLGTHVEPGVLLDVAGGRIAGVRTGIDTPPPGATALHGLTVPGLADTHSHAFHRALRSTVQVGSGTFWTWRELMYRTASRLTPDTYYDLARATYAEMALAGITAVGEFHYLHHAPGGTPYDDPNAMGEALIAAAAEAGIRITLLDTAYLAAGFGEKPSRHQLRFSDTTADAWAERASRLKGDGDLVVIGAAIHSVRAVPAGQLSTVARWAQERGAPLHVHLSEQTAENNACLAAHGRTPARLLADHGVLGPRTTGIHNTHLTAEDIELLGSSRTGTCMCPTTERDLADGIGPAAALQSAGSPLSLGSDSHAVIDLFEEARAMELNERLRTHVRGHWTAAALLRAASADGHAALGRPDAGVLEPGAPADLATVALDSVRTAGPVPRLAAEAAVFAATAADVRHTVVAGRHIVRDGRHTRIEDVPGALASAVAALYA comes from the coding sequence GTGCAGCTGACAACGCAACCGACGGGCACACCGGTCACCGCGACGTACTGGATGTCGCACGCCTGGCTCGGCACCCACGTCGAGCCGGGTGTCCTCCTCGACGTCGCCGGCGGGCGCATCGCCGGTGTCCGGACGGGCATCGACACGCCGCCGCCCGGCGCCACCGCCCTCCACGGGCTGACCGTCCCGGGGCTGGCCGACACGCACTCGCACGCCTTCCACCGAGCGCTTCGCTCCACCGTCCAGGTGGGATCGGGCACCTTCTGGACGTGGCGCGAGCTGATGTACCGGACGGCCTCCCGCCTCACCCCCGACACCTATTACGACCTGGCCCGCGCCACGTACGCCGAGATGGCCCTGGCGGGCATCACCGCGGTGGGCGAATTCCACTATCTGCACCACGCGCCCGGCGGCACGCCCTACGACGATCCGAACGCCATGGGCGAGGCGCTCATCGCCGCGGCGGCGGAGGCCGGTATCCGCATCACCCTGCTCGACACCGCCTATCTCGCCGCCGGATTCGGGGAGAAGCCGAGCCGGCACCAGCTGCGCTTCTCCGACACCACCGCCGACGCCTGGGCCGAGCGTGCCTCCCGCCTGAAGGGTGACGGCGACCTGGTGGTGATCGGCGCCGCGATCCATTCCGTACGCGCCGTACCGGCCGGACAGCTGTCCACCGTCGCGCGGTGGGCACAGGAGCGGGGGGCCCCGCTCCACGTCCACCTGTCCGAGCAGACCGCGGAGAACAACGCCTGTCTCGCGGCCCACGGCCGCACCCCCGCCCGGCTCCTCGCCGACCACGGTGTCCTCGGCCCGCGCACCACCGGGATCCACAACACACACCTCACGGCCGAGGACATCGAGCTGCTGGGCTCCTCCCGGACGGGCACCTGCATGTGCCCGACCACCGAACGCGACCTCGCCGACGGCATCGGCCCCGCCGCGGCCCTCCAGAGTGCGGGTTCACCCCTCTCGCTCGGCAGCGACAGCCACGCCGTGATCGACCTCTTCGAAGAGGCCAGGGCGATGGAGCTCAACGAACGCCTGCGCACCCATGTGCGGGGTCACTGGACGGCGGCAGCCCTGCTCAGGGCGGCTTCCGCCGATGGGCACGCCGCGCTGGGACGCCCGGACGCGGGCGTCCTGGAGCCGGGCGCGCCCGCCGATCTGGCCACCGTCGCGCTGGACTCGGTCAGGACGGCGGGACCGGTGCCCCGGCTGGCAGCGGAAGCAGCCGTATTCGCCGCGACGGCCGCCGATGTGCGGCACACAGTGGTGGCGGGCCGGCACATCGTCCGGGACGGCAGGCACACACGGATCGAGGACGTGCCCGGAGCGCTCGCGTCGGCCGTCGCCGCCCTGTACGCGTGA
- a CDS encoding GNAT family N-acetyltransferase, which translates to METWRELRARSGAPAHPFMEPEFTLAVGRVRPHARVAVISEGTGGTAGFFPFERGRLGHGRAVGFGVSDVQGAVLRPGLPLEAKELLRACGLSAWEFDNLEERQGLFEPDAVRAYASYVIDVGDGYESYEKALRARSPKFLRTTLAKERKLGREAGEVRFVLDERDPAVLRTLTEWKSAQYRRTGRRDRFAKRWIRDLVEFLFHTRAPGCSGLLSVLYAGDRPVAAHFGLRSRSVLSCWFPAYDPGFARFSPGLVLHLRMARAATDEGIGMLDMGRGAAEYKEALKTGELTVHEGASVRPGVGAAVQWLGREPSRRAHGFVRDRPRLAGLAQHGLERAGRLREPKRP; encoded by the coding sequence ATGGAGACCTGGCGGGAGCTGCGGGCGAGGTCCGGAGCCCCGGCCCATCCGTTCATGGAACCGGAGTTCACTCTCGCCGTCGGCCGCGTCCGGCCGCACGCGCGGGTGGCGGTGATCAGCGAGGGAACCGGGGGGACGGCCGGCTTCTTCCCCTTCGAGCGGGGACGCCTCGGCCACGGCCGCGCGGTCGGCTTCGGGGTCTCCGACGTCCAGGGCGCGGTGCTGCGCCCCGGCCTCCCGCTGGAGGCGAAGGAACTGCTGCGGGCCTGCGGGCTCTCCGCCTGGGAGTTCGACAACCTCGAGGAGCGCCAGGGCCTGTTCGAGCCGGATGCCGTCCGCGCGTACGCCTCGTACGTCATCGACGTCGGCGACGGATACGAGAGCTACGAGAAGGCGCTGCGCGCCCGGTCGCCGAAGTTCCTCAGGACCACCCTGGCCAAGGAGCGCAAGCTGGGCCGCGAGGCCGGGGAGGTGCGGTTCGTCCTCGACGAGCGGGATCCGGCGGTGCTGCGGACCCTGACGGAGTGGAAGTCCGCCCAGTACCGCAGGACCGGCCGCCGCGACCGGTTCGCGAAGCGGTGGATCCGCGACCTGGTGGAGTTCCTCTTCCACACCCGGGCGCCCGGGTGCTCCGGTCTGCTCTCCGTCCTGTACGCGGGTGACCGGCCCGTGGCCGCCCACTTCGGGCTGCGCTCGCGGTCCGTGCTCTCCTGCTGGTTCCCTGCGTACGACCCCGGGTTCGCGAGGTTCTCGCCAGGTCTCGTCCTGCATCTGAGGATGGCGCGGGCGGCGACGGACGAAGGCATCGGCATGCTCGACATGGGGCGCGGGGCCGCCGAGTACAAGGAGGCCCTGAAGACCGGGGAGCTCACGGTCCACGAGGGTGCCTCGGTCAGGCCGGGCGTGGGAGCGGCCGTGCAGTGGCTCGGCCGCGAACCGTCCCGCCGCGCCCACGGCTTCGTGCGTGACCGGCCCCGCCTGGCGGGCCTGGCGCAGCATGGTCTCGAACGGGCCGGCCGGCTGCGCGAACCGAAACGTCCATAG
- a CDS encoding glycosyltransferase family 2 protein, producing MVVAELELDAADGTGVRITPAPGGPSPDTAAREGDDRRIFALVRLRGRPVGTVVGRVRAGEDPASVLAKQAADEITVPDAPERPPTGEVPRATVVVATRERPAQLARALDSLLAQDHPDFEIVVVDNAPATGATRELVTSGYADRGVRYALEPLPGLAAAHNRGVAVAGADVIAFTDDDVIADPHWLTALTRPFGEYPRPACVTGLILPARLTTPAQVLLESHGGFAKGFAARRYDPAHPPADEPLFPFTAGRFGSGANMAFRAGPLRAVGGFDPATGTGTAAKGGDDLYAFVRLLAEGYPLHYTPDAIVWHHHRERWEDLCGQAYGYGAGLTACLTALLVRRPALLPSLLSRLPRGLAHARSMTAPRATGVAGRAGVPGEHGTYTYPWPRHLSRLERRGLLYGPLGYVRARLAVRGTSRPWEGR from the coding sequence CTGGTGGTCGCCGAGCTGGAGCTCGACGCGGCCGACGGCACGGGCGTGCGGATCACGCCCGCCCCCGGCGGGCCGTCGCCGGACACCGCCGCGCGGGAGGGGGACGACCGGCGGATCTTCGCTCTCGTACGGCTGCGCGGGCGCCCGGTCGGCACCGTCGTGGGACGTGTCAGGGCGGGCGAGGACCCCGCCTCCGTCCTCGCGAAGCAGGCGGCGGACGAGATCACCGTCCCGGACGCCCCGGAGCGCCCGCCGACCGGGGAGGTGCCCAGGGCCACGGTGGTCGTCGCGACCCGGGAGCGCCCCGCGCAGCTCGCCCGCGCCCTCGATTCGCTGCTGGCGCAGGACCACCCGGACTTCGAGATCGTGGTCGTCGACAACGCCCCGGCCACCGGCGCCACCCGGGAGTTGGTCACCTCCGGCTACGCGGACCGGGGCGTGCGCTACGCGCTGGAGCCGCTGCCCGGTCTGGCCGCCGCCCACAACAGGGGCGTCGCCGTCGCCGGGGCCGACGTCATCGCCTTCACCGACGACGACGTCATCGCCGACCCGCACTGGCTGACCGCGCTCACGCGCCCCTTCGGCGAGTACCCCAGGCCGGCCTGCGTCACCGGCCTGATCCTGCCTGCCAGGCTGACCACCCCGGCGCAGGTCCTGCTTGAGAGCCACGGCGGGTTCGCCAAGGGGTTCGCCGCGCGCCGCTACGACCCCGCGCACCCGCCCGCCGACGAGCCGCTCTTCCCGTTCACCGCCGGACGGTTCGGATCCGGCGCCAACATGGCCTTCCGCGCGGGGCCTCTGAGGGCGGTCGGCGGGTTCGACCCCGCCACCGGCACAGGTACGGCGGCCAAGGGGGGCGACGACCTCTACGCCTTCGTACGGCTCCTCGCGGAGGGGTACCCGCTGCACTACACGCCCGACGCGATCGTCTGGCACCACCACCGGGAGCGCTGGGAGGACCTGTGCGGGCAGGCGTACGGTTACGGCGCCGGGCTCACCGCCTGCCTCACCGCTCTCCTGGTCCGCAGGCCCGCCCTGCTGCCTTCCCTGCTGTCCCGGCTGCCGCGCGGGCTCGCCCACGCCCGCTCGATGACGGCGCCGCGTGCCACCGGCGTGGCGGGGCGCGCCGGTGTTCCCGGCGAGCACGGTACGTACACCTATCCATGGCCCCGACATCTGTCCCGGCTGGAGCGGCGTGGCCTGCTGTACGGCCCACTCGGATACGTGCGCGCCCGGCTCGCGGTCCGTGGCACGTCCCGCCCCTGGGAGGGGAGATGA
- a CDS encoding APC family permease, protein MSAPQATTPAGEPALKRVIGPKLLILFVIGDILGTGIYATTGKVAGKVGGALWLPFLIGFVVAVLTAASYVELVGKYPKAAGAALYTQKAFKVPFLTFVVAFMVMCSGLSSAGAAARAFSGDYLGEFTDALPPTLVAILFILALAAINLRGVAESVKANVVLTLVELSGLLVILSIGAYAVLTGGGEPSRLTDLETGGTGYALITGVLGATALGFFAFVGFEDSVNMAEETQNPARTFPRAIFIGVAVTGTVYVLVAMVSSLLVDSRTLEGSSGPLLEVVKAGGLDFPPELFALIALFAVTNSALINIMMASRLCYGMANERILPPAMGRVLARRRTPWAGIVFVTALAVGLVSTGEIEGLGDTTSFLLLCVFAVVNIAVLVLRKDRVDHAHFRTPTALPVLGAVTSLILASPLADRAADVYIRAGVLVLIGIGLWAVNRAVMPAREKT, encoded by the coding sequence GTGTCCGCACCGCAAGCGACGACCCCGGCCGGTGAGCCCGCGCTCAAGCGGGTCATCGGCCCGAAGCTCCTCATACTGTTCGTCATCGGCGACATCCTCGGCACCGGCATCTACGCCACGACCGGCAAGGTCGCGGGCAAGGTCGGCGGGGCCCTCTGGCTGCCGTTCCTCATCGGGTTCGTGGTGGCGGTCCTGACGGCGGCCTCGTACGTCGAACTGGTCGGCAAGTACCCCAAGGCGGCAGGCGCCGCGCTCTACACCCAGAAGGCGTTCAAGGTCCCGTTCCTGACCTTCGTCGTCGCCTTCATGGTCATGTGCTCGGGCCTCTCCTCGGCCGGCGCCGCGGCCCGCGCCTTCAGCGGCGACTACCTCGGCGAGTTCACCGACGCCCTGCCGCCCACACTCGTCGCGATCCTCTTCATCCTGGCCCTCGCGGCGATCAACCTGAGAGGCGTCGCCGAATCGGTGAAGGCGAACGTCGTCCTGACGCTCGTCGAGCTCAGCGGCCTCCTGGTGATCCTCTCGATCGGGGCCTACGCCGTCCTCACGGGCGGCGGCGAGCCATCCCGGCTGACCGACCTGGAGACGGGCGGCACCGGGTACGCCCTGATCACCGGCGTCCTCGGCGCGACCGCACTCGGCTTCTTCGCCTTCGTCGGCTTCGAGGACTCCGTGAACATGGCCGAGGAGACGCAGAACCCGGCCCGGACGTTCCCGCGCGCCATCTTCATCGGCGTCGCGGTGACGGGCACCGTCTACGTCCTGGTGGCCATGGTGTCGTCCCTGCTGGTCGACTCCCGCACCCTGGAGGGGTCCAGCGGCCCGCTGCTGGAGGTGGTGAAGGCGGGCGGCCTCGACTTCCCGCCCGAACTCTTCGCGCTGATCGCCCTGTTCGCGGTCACCAACTCGGCGCTGATCAACATCATGATGGCCTCCCGCCTCTGCTACGGCATGGCCAACGAACGCATCCTGCCACCGGCGATGGGCCGCGTCCTCGCCAGGCGCCGCACCCCGTGGGCCGGCATCGTCTTCGTGACCGCACTCGCCGTCGGCCTGGTCTCCACCGGCGAGATCGAGGGCCTCGGCGACACCACCTCGTTCCTCCTCCTCTGTGTCTTCGCCGTCGTCAACATCGCCGTACTGGTGCTGCGCAAGGACCGGGTGGACCACGCGCACTTCCGTACGCCCACGGCGCTGCCCGTACTGGGGGCCGTCACGTCCCTGATCCTGGCCAGTCCGCTGGCCGACCGTGCCGCGGACGTCTACATCAGGGCCGGGGTCCTCGTACTGATCGGAATCGGTCTCTGGGCGGTCAACAGAGCGGTGATGCCGGCCCGCGAGAAGACCTGA
- a CDS encoding allantoate amidohydrolase produces the protein MWRGLAPLGLDPGSGGYRRYAWTGADLDCREWFRAQAESRGLVHEVDRNGNQWAWHGDPLAGDAVVTGSHLDSVPDGGAFDGPLGVVSSFAALDELRRRGAEFTRPLAVVNFGDEEGARFGLACVGSRLAAGQLTAEHAHRLRDGDGVSLPRAMEAAGYDPDAIGPDPGRLARIGAFVELHVEQGRALDLTGDRVGVASAIWPHGRWRFDFRGEANHAGTTRLADRRDPMLTYAETVLAARREAELAGGLATFGKIAVEPNGVNAIPSLVRAWLDSRAADQATLDAVVSGVECAAREHAERAGIDLDVVRESFTPVVDFQHALRDEIRRVLEKDGPDGPGRTVPVLGTGAGHDAGILSASVPTAMLFVRNPTGISHSPAEHAAEDDCVAGVRALADVLEGLACS, from the coding sequence ATGTGGCGCGGCCTCGCGCCGCTCGGGCTGGATCCGGGGAGCGGGGGCTATCGCCGGTACGCCTGGACCGGTGCGGACCTGGACTGCCGGGAGTGGTTCCGGGCTCAGGCGGAGTCCCGGGGGCTCGTCCACGAGGTCGACCGCAACGGCAACCAGTGGGCCTGGCACGGTGATCCCCTCGCGGGGGACGCCGTGGTCACCGGGTCGCACCTCGACTCGGTGCCTGACGGCGGAGCCTTCGACGGCCCTCTCGGTGTGGTTTCCTCCTTCGCCGCCCTGGACGAACTCCGCCGCAGGGGAGCGGAGTTCACCAGACCCCTCGCCGTCGTCAACTTCGGCGACGAGGAAGGGGCCCGCTTCGGGCTCGCCTGCGTCGGCTCCCGGCTCGCCGCCGGACAGCTGACCGCCGAGCACGCACACCGGCTGCGCGACGGTGACGGCGTCTCGCTGCCCCGGGCCATGGAGGCCGCTGGGTACGACCCCGACGCCATCGGCCCCGATCCCGGACGCCTCGCCCGGATCGGCGCGTTCGTCGAGCTCCACGTGGAGCAGGGCCGCGCCCTCGACCTGACCGGGGACCGGGTCGGGGTCGCCTCGGCCATCTGGCCGCACGGCCGCTGGCGGTTCGACTTCCGGGGCGAGGCCAACCACGCCGGGACCACGCGCCTCGCCGACCGGCGGGACCCGATGCTCACCTACGCCGAGACCGTGCTCGCGGCCCGGCGCGAGGCGGAGCTCGCCGGAGGCCTCGCGACCTTCGGCAAGATCGCCGTCGAGCCGAACGGGGTCAACGCGATCCCCTCCCTCGTGCGGGCCTGGCTCGACTCGCGGGCCGCCGACCAGGCCACTCTCGACGCCGTCGTGAGCGGCGTCGAGTGCGCCGCGCGGGAGCACGCGGAGCGGGCGGGGATCGATCTCGACGTCGTACGCGAGTCGTTCACGCCGGTGGTGGACTTCCAGCACGCGCTGCGGGACGAGATCCGCCGGGTACTGGAGAAGGACGGTCCGGACGGCCCGGGGCGAACCGTGCCCGTGCTCGGCACGGGGGCGGGACACGACGCGGGTATTTTGTCCGCTTCCGTGCCGACCGCCATGCTGTTCGTACGGAACCCCACCGGGATCTCGCACTCACCCGCCGAGCACGCGGCGGAGGACGACTGCGTGGCCGGGGTGAGGGCACTCGCCGACGTACTGGAGGGTCTCGCGTGCAGCTGA
- a CDS encoding polysaccharide deacetylase family protein, translating to MLLYHAVMDDPPDWIAEFTVTPAEFAAQLDAIGACGRTPVPVGALVAHLAGREPLPDRPVVLTFDDGFADLPGPTAEALAGRSMPATAYLTTGALTRSGGGSLLPPAPMMCLEQAPLLEQYGMEVGGHTVTHAQLDTLPGAVLRSELVDSKKALEDVLGHGVSHLAYPHGYNSGRVRRAARAAGYESAVAVRHALSSGRDEPFRIARLILRRSHTVRDVELWMAGEGARVAPFRDSPPTVGWRLYRRARAVVRGPVFAG from the coding sequence GTGCTGCTGTACCACGCGGTGATGGACGACCCGCCGGACTGGATCGCCGAGTTCACCGTCACACCGGCGGAGTTCGCCGCCCAGCTGGACGCGATCGGCGCCTGCGGCCGGACTCCGGTCCCCGTCGGTGCCCTCGTCGCTCATCTCGCGGGACGTGAGCCGCTTCCGGACCGGCCGGTGGTGCTGACCTTCGACGACGGCTTCGCGGACCTGCCGGGGCCGACCGCCGAGGCGCTGGCCGGACGGTCGATGCCGGCCACCGCGTACCTCACGACCGGTGCGCTGACACGGTCCGGCGGAGGCAGTCTGCTGCCGCCGGCGCCGATGATGTGCCTGGAACAGGCGCCGCTGCTGGAGCAGTACGGCATGGAGGTGGGCGGGCACACCGTCACCCATGCGCAGCTGGACACGCTGCCGGGTGCGGTACTGCGGTCCGAACTCGTCGACTCGAAGAAGGCGTTGGAGGACGTGCTGGGCCACGGGGTGTCCCACCTCGCCTACCCGCACGGATACAACAGCGGGCGCGTACGGCGTGCCGCCCGTGCCGCGGGTTACGAGAGCGCGGTGGCCGTCCGGCACGCGCTGAGCTCCGGCCGTGACGAGCCGTTCCGGATCGCGCGGCTGATCCTGCGCCGGAGCCACACGGTGCGTGACGTCGAGCTGTGGATGGCGGGCGAGGGCGCGCGCGTGGCGCCGTTCCGCGACTCGCCGCCGACCGTGGGGTGGCGGTTGTACCGGCGGGCGCGCGCCGTCGTGAGGGGACCGGTGTTCGCGGGGTGA
- the hutU gene encoding urocanate hydratase, which translates to MSGPRPVRAPRGTELSALGWQQEAALRMLQNNLDPEVAEHPDKLVVYGGTGKAARDWRSFDAMVRTLRTLKQDETMLVQSGRPVGVMQTHEWAPRVLIANSNLVGDWANWEAFRRLEALGLTMYGQMTAGSWIYIGTQGILQGTYETFAAVAAKRFGGTLAGTITLTAGLGGMGGAQPLAVTMNDGVALCVDCDPRAIERRIEHRFLDVRADSLEHALQLAVEARDARRPLSIGLLGNAAELLPRMLAEGAPVDIVTDQTSAHDPLAYLPVGVDLDDMASYAAEKPADFTRRARESMAAHVEAMVGFMDAGAEVFDYGNSIRGEAQLAGYARAFDFPGFVPAYIRPLFCEGKGPFRWAALSGEASDIHKTDKALLDLFPENESLHRWIRMAGERVHFQGLPARICWLGYGERDRAGERFNDMVASGELAAPLAIGRDHLDCGSVASPYRETEAMLDGSDAIADWPLLNAMVNVASGASWVSLHHGGGVGMGRSIHAGQVTVADGTELAGEKIRRVLTNDPGMGVIRHVDAGYDIAGSVASDKGVRVPMAEGEGR; encoded by the coding sequence ATGTCAGGACCCCGCCCCGTACGGGCACCGCGCGGTACGGAACTGAGCGCCCTGGGATGGCAGCAGGAAGCCGCCCTCCGCATGCTGCAGAACAACCTCGACCCCGAGGTCGCCGAACACCCCGACAAGCTCGTCGTCTACGGGGGCACCGGCAAGGCCGCCCGTGACTGGCGCTCCTTCGACGCCATGGTCCGTACCCTGCGGACGCTCAAGCAGGACGAGACGATGCTCGTCCAGTCCGGGCGGCCGGTCGGCGTCATGCAGACCCACGAATGGGCGCCGCGCGTCCTGATCGCCAACTCCAACCTGGTGGGCGACTGGGCCAACTGGGAGGCGTTCCGCCGCCTGGAGGCCCTCGGGCTCACCATGTACGGACAGATGACCGCGGGTTCCTGGATCTACATCGGGACCCAGGGGATCCTCCAGGGCACCTACGAGACGTTCGCCGCCGTCGCCGCGAAGCGGTTCGGCGGGACGCTGGCGGGGACCATCACGCTGACGGCCGGACTCGGCGGCATGGGCGGGGCCCAGCCCCTGGCGGTCACCATGAACGACGGCGTCGCCCTCTGCGTCGACTGCGACCCCCGGGCCATCGAGCGCCGCATCGAGCACCGCTTCCTGGACGTCCGGGCCGACTCGCTCGAACACGCGCTCCAGCTGGCGGTCGAGGCCCGCGACGCACGGCGGCCGCTCTCCATCGGCCTGCTCGGCAACGCGGCGGAGCTGCTGCCCCGGATGCTCGCCGAGGGTGCTCCCGTCGACATCGTCACCGACCAGACCAGCGCACACGACCCGCTCGCCTATCTGCCCGTCGGCGTCGACCTCGACGACATGGCCTCCTACGCCGCCGAGAAGCCCGCCGACTTCACCCGGCGCGCCCGTGAGTCGATGGCCGCGCACGTCGAGGCGATGGTGGGCTTCATGGACGCGGGCGCAGAGGTCTTCGACTACGGCAACTCCATCCGGGGCGAGGCCCAGCTCGCCGGATACGCGCGCGCGTTCGACTTTCCGGGTTTCGTGCCGGCGTACATCCGGCCGCTCTTCTGTGAGGGCAAAGGGCCTTTCCGGTGGGCGGCCCTGTCGGGTGAGGCGTCGGACATCCATAAGACGGACAAGGCGCTGCTCGACCTCTTCCCGGAGAACGAGTCGCTGCACCGCTGGATCAGGATGGCCGGTGAGCGGGTCCACTTCCAGGGCCTGCCCGCCCGGATCTGCTGGCTCGGTTACGGCGAACGCGACCGGGCCGGCGAAAGGTTCAACGACATGGTCGCGAGCGGTGAACTCGCCGCGCCCCTGGCCATCGGGCGCGACCACCTGGACTGCGGATCGGTCGCCTCGCCCTACCGTGAGACCGAGGCAATGCTCGACGGCTCCGACGCCATCGCGGACTGGCCCCTGCTCAACGCCATGGTCAACGTGGCCTCGGGCGCGTCCTGGGTGTCCCTGCACCACGGGGGCGGTGTGGGGATGGGGCGCTCGATCCACGCGGGCCAGGTCACGGTCGCCGACGGCACGGAGCTCGCGGGCGAGAAGATCCGGCGGGTCCTCACCAACGACCCCGGCATGGGTGTCATCCGGCACGTCGACGCGGGCTACGACATCGCCGGGTCCGTGGCCTCGGACAAGGGCGTGCGCGTCCCGATGGCGGAGGGCGAAGGCCGGTGA